The genomic window GTGCCAAGATGGCCGAGGACAAGATCGCCGCCGCCGAGCGCGCCGCGCTTTCCGAGATCCGCGCCAAGACCGCCGAGGCCGCCACCAGGGCCGCCGCCGCGATCATCGCGCAGAAGCACGACGCGGGCGCCGACAAGGCGCTGGTCGACAAGACGATCGCGGGTCTGGGCCGGCTCAACTGACGCTGGACTGGCGGTTCGCGATTTGGGAAGCCCCGGCCTGAGCGCCGGGGTTTTTCGTTTGTGCTCGTTCTCCTGCGAAAGCAGGAGTGCAGGGTCGGGCGTTCGTGGCTCCGGGCTCCTGTTTTCGCAGGAGCATAAGAGTCAGAGGTCGTTCTGGATCACGCCGATCCAAACCTTCCGATCATCCGCGATCCGCCCTTCGGCATCGGTGTGCCAGTCCGAGCGCGTGACCGAACCGCCGACCTTCTGGAACCAGACATTGCCGCCGATCGAACTGCACATGCCATTGCCGGCCGCGACGACGATATCGACATGCGAGTCGAAGAAGCGCCGGGCGTCGAGCTGCTCCAGCGCCTCGGCATAGCTGCCCGGAGGGTCGCGTTCGCCGCGCGCGTTCCAGATCAGGTCGCCGACGCGCGGGGAGAATAGTGCCGGATCGTGGAGTATCAGTTTGCCGCTCATCCCGTCATGACGGCGGATGCGATCGACATAGACCGAATGGGTCTCGTCACCCCGGAACGCGCCGCCCGCGCCGGCCTCGGCAAAGCACCAACTGATGAACGCCGCCGACCAGGGCTCGGGGGTCAGCCCGTCCCATGTCGGCCTGCCGACCGCATCCCAATATTCGCCGATCCGCGCCGTCTGCGGCGGTTCATCGAGATTGGCGCCGAGATCCCAGTGATCGTCGAGATGCCGGGTGGTGCGGCGGAAGAAATCCCATTCGCGCGCCGCAACGGCGATCAGCCTTTCGGCAATGTCGCCCATGAGCGCACTCCTTGAGGCGGCGCGCGGGCAGCCCGCGCGCCTGCCGATTATTCCGCCATCAGCGGGATCTGGGCCCGGGCATCGGCGTAGGGATCGCTGATCTGCGTGCCGCCCTTGCGATAGCAGATGAACTCCAGCATGGCTTCGTTGATGCTGTCCTTCCCGGGCACTTTGTGGTCATTGATCGTCAGCGACGCCTCGGTGCTAATATGCTTACCCGACGCGTCGAAATAGCTATATTCGAGCGTGCGGAAATAATTGCCGGGGCAATCATATTCGGAGCGGACTTCGGTGGAGAAAACTCCGGAATTGCCGTTGAGCTGCTCCTTGTAGACGCTCTTGGTGATCGCGATGATCTTGCCGCCGAGGGGGCGCACGCTCGCCAGATCGACATAGCTCATCTGCTTGGCATTGCCGCCGACGCGGTACCAGCTTTGCGCGGAAGCCTGACCAGGCACGGACATGAGCAAGGCGGTCGCCGCCGCAGCGATAATCAGACGCATAAATCGAGCCTCAATATGGAATCTTCCGGCAGTCTGGCACGGCTTTGCCCGCGCGGAAAGATCAGTCTTTCGCGGCACCAGCGTGGCGCCCGGCGCGCCGTCAAGCTAAGGGTCACGAATGACCACGCAACGCTGGCTCAACATCGCCGCGATCCTGACCGCCGCGCTCATTCTGCTCGCGCTCTTCGCGGCGTGGCGCAGCGCGCATCCGCGCCCGCTCACCGCGGAGGAAATCCGCGAACGCACCGCCGCCGAGATCAACCGCATCGAAGCGCGCGCCGCCGAAATGGAGCGCAACGCGTCCACGCCTTGAGGTGGAACTATATTTCTCTTCGTCACCCCGGCTCAAGGCCGGGATGGCGAATATATGGACCAGCGCCGAATCCCTAGGGCTTGCGGAAGCGGTAGACGAACTGGTCGGTCTTGCCGCGGATCGCCTTGTCGAAGACGGTCAGGCTGTGATCGTCGGCAGGATTGCGCAGCACTGGCAGCTCACCGTCATAGACGAAGCCCGCCGATTCCACGTCCGCGCGCGCCGCGGCCGGATCGATGCGGTGGAGCGTATCGGGCGCCTTCATCCCGGGATCGGCATTGGCGACGTGATCGGCGACGATCAGCACGCCGCCGGGTTTGAGTGAATCATAGAGCTTCCTGGCGGCGACCTTGCCGAAATCGGGGGTAGCGAAGGCCGGGGTGTGGAGATCGTGCCAGTTCTCGAAGGTGAAGATTATGTCGAGTGGCTCAGGGAAAGCGAAGTCGGCGCCCGGCACCATCGAGACGGTGACATTGGCATAGGTGTCGCTGAGCGGCTTGGCGTTGGGATCGGCATATTTGGCGAACTCGGCGGGCTGATAGCCATAGACATGGCCGTTGGGTCCGACCGCGGTGGCGACGATGCGCGACCAATAGCCGCCGCCCATCACGAAATCGCCGACCTTGTCGCCCGGCTTGACCCCGGCAAAGGCCAGCACTTCCGCCGGGTGCCGCGAAGCATCGCGAGCGCGGTCGGCTTCGGGGCGGGAGGGATCGGCAAGCCCGGCGGTGATCGCGGATTCGGCCGATTGGGCATGCGCCGCGAAGGGGGTGGCGAGGGCGAGCAAGGCGGTGGCGACGAGCAGCTTCATGGCAATCTCTCCCGGAATTTCGCGGGACTATGGACCGATCCTGGGCGGGATCAAGTTGCCGTGAGTCCGCCGCGCTCCTAGATCACTAGCCGACCATGTCCGACCCCAATTCCCCCAATCGCTTCAACGAGGAAAAGGCGACCTATGCCGTGCGCGGCTCGGAAATGCCGGACCTCGATGCCGGGGTGTCGGCGATCCGCAATGTCGTGAAGACGCTGCCGGCGCGGCCCGGCGTCTACCGGATGCAGGATGCGCGCGGCGACGTGCTGTATGTCGGCAAGGCACGGGCGCTGAAGAACAGGGTGACCAACTACACCCAGGTGTCGCGGCTTTCGAAACGGCTGCAGCGGATGGTGGCGCAGACCCGGTCGATGACGATCGTCACCACCAACAACGAAGCGGAGGCGCTGCTGCTCGAGGCGCAGCTGATCAAGCGCTATCGCCCGCCCTATAATGTGCTGCTGCGCGACGATAAGAGCTTCCCGTTCATCCTGCTGCGCGCCGATCACGCCTTTCCGCGCGTCCAGCTCCATCGCGGCGCGCGGCGGGCCAAGGGGGACTATTTCGGTCCGTTCGCGGGGGCGGGACAGGTGCGTAAGACGCTCAACGCGCTGCAGAAGCTGTTCCTGCTGCGGAGCTGCACCGACGGTTTCTTCGCCACCCGTGACCGGCCATGCCTGCTCTATCAGATCCGCCGCTGCTCGGCGCCGTGCGTCGGGCGGATCGACGAGGCCGGCTATGCCGAGCTGATGGCCGACGCCAGGGACTTTCTGGCCGGCAAATCGACCAAGGTGCAGACCAAGCTGGGCGAGGCGATGACCGCCGCCGCCGAGCGGATGGACTTTGAGCAGGCGGCGGTGCTGCGCGACCGATTGAAGGCGCTGACCTTCATTCAGGGCAGCCAGGCGATCAACGCCGAGGGCGTGGGCGATGCCGATATCTTCGCGATGGCGTGCAAGAGCGGCGTGATGGGCATCCAGGCCTTCTTCATCCGCGGCGGCCAGAATTGGGGGCATCGCAGCTTCTTTCCTACGCACACCCAGGACGTGCCCGAGGACGAGGTGCTGAGCGCCTTCCTGATGCAATTCTATGAGGAGGTGCCGCCACCGCGGAACGTGTTCGTCGACCGCGCGCTGGCCGAGGCCGAGCTGCTGGCTGAAGCGATGGCCGAGCGGGCGGGGCACAAGGTCGAACTGAGCGTGCCGCAGCGGGGTCCAAGGCGGCGGCTGATGGATCAGGCCAAGCGCAACGCCGTCGAGGCGCTCGACCGGCGGATGGCGGAGAGCACGACCCAGGCGCGGCTGCTTGCCGAGATCGCCGATGTGTTCGAGCTGCCCGACAGCCCCGAGCGGATCGAGATCTATGACAACAGCCATATCCAGGGCGCCAATGCCGTGGGGGCGATGGTCGTCGCCGGGCCGGAGGGGTTCCGCAAGGGCCAGTATCGCAAGTTCAACATGAAGCGCCCCGAGACCATCGCCGGCGACGATTACGGGATGATGCGCGAGATGCTGTCGCGCCGCTTCGCCCGCGCGCAGAACGAGGATCCGGACCGCACGCAGGGCGACTGGCCCGATCTGGTGCTGATCGATGGCGGGCGCGGCCAGTTGAGCACGGCGATGGGCGTGCTCGAGGATCTCGGCATCGAGGATGTCTGCATGGTCGGCGTGGCCAAGGGGCCGCACCATGGCCGCGAGGGGCGCGAGGTGTTTCACCTGATGGACGGGCGCGAGCTGATGCTGCCGGTCAATTCACCGACCTTGTTTTTCATCCAGCGGCTGCGCGACGAGGCGCACCGCTTCGCGATTGGCGTCCACCGCGAGAAGCGTGCCAAGGCGATCGGCGCCTCGCCGCTCGACGAGGTGCCGGGAATCGGCCCGGCGCGGAAAAAGGCGCTGCTGATGCATTTCGGGACGGCGCGGGCGGTGCGCGGCGCCAGCCTGGAGGATCTGCAAAAGGCGCCGGGGGTGAGTAAGGCGATGGCGCAGCAGCTCCACGATTATTTCAACGCGCGCTGAGCGGCTTCCCGAAAAGGGCCAATGCGGCCAGACAAGCGCTTGTATGCCGGTTCCCAGCCGTTAGGTTCGGAGAACATCAGGGGGATCGGATGCTGCGGAAATCACTCGTTTTAGTTGCGGCTCTGTGCAGCTGCGCCACCATCGCGCATGCCGGCGACAAGCCATTGTATCAGGCGGCGCCGGCCTGGGTGAAGCCCGCGCCCGCGATCGATGCCGGCAAATTGAGCGATGCCGATCCGATCATGCTGATGCTCGATCAGCAGCAGCGCGTGAGCGAAGGCGCGGTGTGGAGCTATGTCGAGATGGCGATGCGCATGGCTTCGCCACAGGTGCTGATGCAGTCCGGCACGATCCCGCTGGTGTGGGATCCGTCCAAGGGCGATCTGATCGTCCATAGCGTCGAGATCATCCGCGGCACCGAGCGGATCGACGTACTGGCCGGGGGCAAGCGTTTCGAGGTGCTCCAGCGCGAGCAGCAGCTGGAGAACGCCGCGCTGAACGGAATGCTGACGGCGACGTTCGCGGTCGAGGGCATTCGCGTGGGCGACGTGCTCAAGGTTGGCTTCTCGATCACGCGCAAGGACCCCGCGCTCAACGGCCATGTCCAGACGATCGCGCCGCTGATCGCCGAGCCGATACGGTTGCAGTTCGGCCGG from Sphingomonas sp. includes these protein-coding regions:
- the uvrC gene encoding excinuclease ABC subunit UvrC, with product MSDPNSPNRFNEEKATYAVRGSEMPDLDAGVSAIRNVVKTLPARPGVYRMQDARGDVLYVGKARALKNRVTNYTQVSRLSKRLQRMVAQTRSMTIVTTNNEAEALLLEAQLIKRYRPPYNVLLRDDKSFPFILLRADHAFPRVQLHRGARRAKGDYFGPFAGAGQVRKTLNALQKLFLLRSCTDGFFATRDRPCLLYQIRRCSAPCVGRIDEAGYAELMADARDFLAGKSTKVQTKLGEAMTAAAERMDFEQAAVLRDRLKALTFIQGSQAINAEGVGDADIFAMACKSGVMGIQAFFIRGGQNWGHRSFFPTHTQDVPEDEVLSAFLMQFYEEVPPPRNVFVDRALAEAELLAEAMAERAGHKVELSVPQRGPRRRLMDQAKRNAVEALDRRMAESTTQARLLAEIADVFELPDSPERIEIYDNSHIQGANAVGAMVVAGPEGFRKGQYRKFNMKRPETIAGDDYGMMREMLSRRFARAQNEDPDRTQGDWPDLVLIDGGRGQLSTAMGVLEDLGIEDVCMVGVAKGPHHGREGREVFHLMDGRELMLPVNSPTLFFIQRLRDEAHRFAIGVHREKRAKAIGASPLDEVPGIGPARKKALLMHFGTARAVRGASLEDLQKAPGVSKAMAQQLHDYFNAR
- a CDS encoding methyltransferase, with amino-acid sequence MKLLVATALLALATPFAAHAQSAESAITAGLADPSRPEADRARDASRHPAEVLAFAGVKPGDKVGDFVMGGGYWSRIVATAVGPNGHVYGYQPAEFAKYADPNAKPLSDTYANVTVSMVPGADFAFPEPLDIIFTFENWHDLHTPAFATPDFGKVAARKLYDSLKPGGVLIVADHVANADPGMKAPDTLHRIDPAAARADVESAGFVYDGELPVLRNPADDHSLTVFDKAIRGKTDQFVYRFRKP
- a CDS encoding DUF2272 domain-containing protein; protein product: MGDIAERLIAVAAREWDFFRRTTRHLDDHWDLGANLDEPPQTARIGEYWDAVGRPTWDGLTPEPWSAAFISWCFAEAGAGGAFRGDETHSVYVDRIRRHDGMSGKLILHDPALFSPRVGDLIWNARGERDPPGSYAEALEQLDARRFFDSHVDIVVAAGNGMCSSIGGNVWFQKVGGSVTRSDWHTDAEGRIADDRKVWIGVIQNDL
- a CDS encoding surface-adhesin E family protein translates to MRLIIAAAATALLMSVPGQASAQSWYRVGGNAKQMSYVDLASVRPLGGKIIAITKSVYKEQLNGNSGVFSTEVRSEYDCPGNYFRTLEYSYFDASGKHISTEASLTINDHKVPGKDSINEAMLEFICYRKGGTQISDPYADARAQIPLMAE